Within Aythya fuligula isolate bAytFul2 chromosome 34, bAytFul2.pri, whole genome shotgun sequence, the genomic segment ttcttcgatctgggaagaacgggatacataaggcctgaagaccgagttgcttgacaacttaaagcgagacatattgttcaaaaggaatggaaaacggacacttgttagtaatcaagaaaaggaatgtaaAATGGAAACTTAAGTCATGGAaattaaaggattgtttgttacctatcctgattgtacgtatgtataggcatactcgggttagtatgtaaagcaaagTTCGGTATATTTAGAATGTgtgatgttcgtgtgtgtgtgttggtggagcgtagactccccgcacacccagcgctgtttacttgccttttataccttttagaaatatttgttttataaatattacaaaattcagattgagttgagacctcatttataacactgcCTAGGACTGCTCATGCCACCCCTCACTACTGGAACAGAGAAAATCTGTGATGTGTCGACCTCTCTTGCCTGttagagcaaaaaaaaaaaaaaaaaaaaaaagttaaaattgttCCCTGAAAAGCTCCATCTTTGAATGGCTAAATTTCCTCCAATCATACCTGTACTAACTGCCTTTCTAGGTGGGAATATTCACATCTATCTATCTGTAtagtgaaatatatttgtatagcTACAGCTGTAACTACAGCTATATGTGCAAGTAAATGGAAATGTATATGCAGAGTTACACATATACACATAGATAACTGGGAGAGAGACAGGCAAGTGGATGGGAATCATGGATTTTACATCACCTGAACTATCAGGAAACCaacccagcagtgctgggagctggggagaggcGAGACTTGGAGGAAGGTCCCAGTGACACAGCTGGGAGTTTGGTTGTGATGCCATTCCTGCCACACTGACCTGACAGCCTGttggcaggcaggcagacacGGCGATGTCATCAAGTGCATCACAAACCCCATGGGACATGGGGACCAtcaagagcagcagctgtggaagCTGCAGGCAGATGCCTGGGCCCCTGGGGAGGGCTGCGCTGCAGTGATGCCAGCTGGACATGGGGTGGGAGCCTGTGGGACAAGGCATGGGAAAGTGCTGGATATGACAGAGCACAGTGTGAGAAGGGAGAGAGTacaggcagggctgtgagggACAGCAGCATCTCATATGCCCTTGGTGGGCAGAGATATGAGCAATGGCCAAACAGCCATCCCAGCTTTTCCCAGCTTCCCCCCAAttctcccagctccctgctctctgcccacctccctgccctcagcccagcccagcagcccaggctgggatGCCCAAGACAGTGCccactgcaggctgctgcagggctctgggcactgccaccacagccccagcccctctgaaGGGCACAGCAGTTCCTGGGGGCACAGAGAGCTCAGCGCCACAGAGGGAAGCATCCGAGGCAGAAGCATACAGAGGTAAGTGTCCCCTGCTGTGTCCCATGCTCTATTCAGCAGCAGATCCTCAGAGGCCTGCAGCCCCTCCGTGCCATCCCTGGGGTTTCTCAGGTAGCTCCTGCTATGCCAGGGCCAGGGCAGCCAGGcccgagctgctgcagccagaaagGGTTTGCTGGTCTCATTACTTCCTGATCAGCTGAGAGCGGGTTGCAGACAAAGAAGCTGtggcttcatttattttgtttaaatacacaGAGAGTCTGGCTCCTCGTTTATGCAAAGCCTCAGGGTCACAAAAGATATGTTGGTACAAGGGGATGAAGAACAGCATTTCTTTGCGGAAAACAATATCACaaggggaaatgaaaaacaaatcaaatccATCCAGAAGTTAAGACAGCTTGCCCTATCATTACATAAACTCTAATtaatctgaagaagaaaagaagcagtttATAGCTGCAAAAAGGTCCAGCCAGTTTCCTCAGCACATCTTTAAATATCTCCATGACATCACTTTCCTAATGGCATTCatgagctcctggttcctcatgctgtagatgagggggttcactgctgggGGCATCACCGAGTACAGGACAGTCATCACCAGGTTCAGGGATGGtgaggagatggaggggggcttcaggtaggcaaataTGCCTGTGCTGAGAAACAGGAAGACtacagccaggtgagggaggcacgtggaaaaggctttgtgctgtccctgctcagagggtatcctcagcacagccctgaaaaTCTGCACAtaggagaaaagaatgaaaacaaaacactccaaaaacacaaaaacactaaATGTGAGAAGCCCAATTTCCCTGAGGTAGgagtctgagcaggagagcttgaggatggaggggatttcacagaagaactggtccacagcattgccttggcaaaggggcagggaaaatgtattggcagtgtgcaacagagaataaagaaccccactgccccaggcagctgcagccatctgggcacaagctctgctgcccaggaagCTGCCATAGTTCAGGGGCAACATAGCGGT encodes:
- the LOC116500331 gene encoding olfactory receptor 14C36-like — encoded protein: MLPLNYGSFLGSRACAQMAAAAWGSGVLYSLLHTANTFSLPLCQGNAVDQFFCEIPSILKLSCSDSYLREIGLLTFSVFVFLECFVFILFSYVQIFRAVLRIPSEQGQHKAFSTCLPHLAVVFLFLSTGIFAYLKPPSISSPSLNLVMTVLYSVMPPAVNPLIYSMRNQELMNAIRKVMSWRYLKMC